A single window of Nicotiana tomentosiformis chromosome 1, ASM39032v3, whole genome shotgun sequence DNA harbors:
- the LOC104102472 gene encoding peptidyl-prolyl cis-trans isomerase FKBP12: protein MGVEKEVVRAGNGPKPQPGQTVTVHCTGFGKNRDLNQKFWSTKDPGQQPFSFKIGQGKVIKGWDEGVLSMQVGEVARLTCSPDYAYDAAGFPAWGIQSNSVLVFEIEVLGAQ from the exons ATGGGAGTGGAGAAGGAAGTCGTGAGAGCCGGAAATGGGCCCAAACCACAGCCTGGTCAAACTGTCACCGTCCACTGCACTGGTTTCG GGAAAAATAGAGACCTGAATCAGAAGTTCTGGAG CACTAAGGATCCAGGCCAGCAGCCTTTCTCTTTCAAGATCGGCCAAGGCAAAGTTATCAAAG GATGGGATGAAGGAGTACTGAGCATGCAAGTGGGAGAAGTTGCTCGATTAACG TGCTCTCCTGATTATGCTTATGATGCTGCTGGATTTCCAGCATGGGGTATTCAGTCCAACTCAGTTCTGGTTTTTGAGATTGAAGTCCTGGGTGCACAGTGA